A window from Phycisphaerae bacterium encodes these proteins:
- a CDS encoding bile acid:sodium symporter — MWRFFRTTWFFFGIAAMVGLAFLWPEVGDLFARYSLLKIAVFASFLITGATLETSSIINEIKNLRGISTAMLSSFVFFPLIAMPMAYLFFGQNRDFVVGIAILSVVPVTIASGIVLTAIASGNVPLSLFITVGTNLVSILTIPLSLDLLLRFGGQVELPIGGMIRELLLVVLVPTILGQLLRIKFSERIKSCRPCFSTFQQIIVLLIILNAVSSSTGKLGEFGLGVVPMFLFVCLLHTIALAMNLGLSRLIRLPLESQATFTIHTSQKTITISFIVWSGYFSGYAMAMIPAIVYHITQIVADTFVAHRFRNAIRKQHGE, encoded by the coding sequence ATGTGGCGGTTTTTTCGTACAACCTGGTTCTTTTTCGGCATCGCCGCCATGGTCGGCCTCGCATTCCTGTGGCCGGAGGTCGGCGACCTGTTTGCCCGCTACAGCCTACTCAAGATCGCCGTCTTCGCGTCGTTCCTGATCACCGGCGCCACCCTCGAAACATCGAGCATCATAAACGAAATTAAGAATTTACGCGGCATATCAACTGCCATGTTGTCTTCTTTTGTATTTTTTCCGCTGATCGCCATGCCGATGGCGTACTTGTTTTTCGGGCAGAACCGTGACTTTGTGGTAGGCATCGCGATTCTTTCGGTGGTCCCGGTGACCATTGCTTCGGGCATCGTTTTGACCGCGATAGCCAGTGGTAACGTGCCGCTGAGCCTGTTCATCACGGTCGGCACCAACCTGGTTTCGATCCTCACGATCCCGTTGTCGCTGGACCTGCTATTGCGGTTCGGCGGACAGGTCGAGTTGCCGATCGGCGGCATGATCCGCGAACTGCTGCTGGTCGTGCTGGTCCCGACGATCCTGGGCCAACTGCTGCGGATCAAGTTCAGCGAACGGATCAAATCCTGCCGTCCATGCTTTTCGACATTCCAGCAGATCATTGTGCTGTTGATTATCCTGAACGCGGTCTCCTCCTCGACCGGCAAGCTCGGCGAGTTCGGTCTGGGCGTCGTTCCGATGTTCCTGTTCGTCTGCCTGCTTCACACGATCGCCCTGGCGATGAACCTGGGCCTCTCGCGGCTGATCCGCCTGCCGCTGGAGTCGCAAGCCACCTTCACGATTCACACTTCTCAGAAAACGATCACCATTTCGTTTATCGTCTGGAGCGGCTACTTCAGCGGTTATGCGATGGCCATGATTCCCGCGATCGTCTACCACATCACGCAGATCGTCGCGGACACGTTCGTGGCTCACCGGTTCAGGAACGCGATCCGCAAGCAACACGGCGAATAG